The Sagittula sp. P11 genome window below encodes:
- a CDS encoding LOG family protein yields MTDDRRSSLRDAGTDLDTARHVPQTPQSTSPSYRLAFADEDFLAKDELRPVRLQLELLKYEMLMDEHQIDSTVVLFGGARIPAPSEKDTARTQTLAELSHFYDEARSFARLMTKKALATGNRDWVVATGGGPGVMEAGNRGAADEGGVSIGLNIVLPFEQAPNSYVTPDLAFNFHYFAIRKMHFLMRARAVCVFPGGFGTLDELFEALTLIQTGRMTPVPFLLFGRAFWEKIINWEALAEAGTISAQDLDLFRFVETAEEAVGIIDDWTPKTRRGEIPGR; encoded by the coding sequence ATGACCGACGACCGCCGCAGTTCGCTCCGCGATGCGGGCACCGACCTGGACACCGCCCGCCACGTCCCGCAGACGCCGCAATCGACATCGCCCAGCTACCGGCTGGCCTTTGCGGACGAGGACTTCCTCGCCAAGGACGAACTGCGCCCGGTCCGGCTTCAGCTTGAACTGCTGAAGTACGAGATGCTGATGGACGAGCATCAGATCGACTCCACCGTGGTGCTGTTCGGCGGCGCGCGCATTCCCGCCCCGTCCGAGAAGGACACCGCCCGCACGCAGACGCTGGCGGAACTGTCGCATTTCTACGACGAGGCGCGCAGCTTTGCCCGGCTGATGACGAAGAAGGCTCTGGCGACCGGCAACCGCGACTGGGTCGTGGCCACGGGCGGCGGCCCGGGCGTGATGGAGGCCGGCAACCGCGGCGCGGCGGACGAGGGCGGCGTTTCCATCGGGCTGAACATCGTGCTGCCGTTCGAACAGGCGCCGAACAGCTACGTGACGCCGGACCTGGCTTTCAACTTCCACTACTTCGCGATCCGCAAGATGCACTTCCTGATGCGCGCGCGGGCGGTCTGCGTGTTCCCGGGCGGGTTCGGGACGCTGGACGAGCTGTTCGAGGCGCTGACTTTGATCCAGACCGGGCGCATGACCCCGGTGCCCTTCCTGCTGTTCGGGCGGGCCTTCTGGGAAAAGATCATCAACTGGGAGGCGCTGGCCGAGGCCGGGACCATCTCTGCGCAGGATCTGGACTTGTTCCGCTTTGTCGAGACGGCGGAAGAGGCGGTCGGGATCATTGACGACTGGACGCCCAAGACCCGTCGCGGCGAGATTCCGGGCCGCTGA